A stretch of the Puniceibacterium sp. IMCC21224 genome encodes the following:
- a CDS encoding glycosyltransferase family 4 protein, producing the protein MLGGSPETGSETDDDTESDTGTTMRILLLAIGSEGYGVRRVWGGLLQGLSARGHAVTLVLLKGEHAPAWDDIRPADVDLITPESGALPEIAGTGLAKLVTLGRRALRQVALARWLRTQVRARAISRVVVQSPMDVGLAALAVQGTGAVVFWMMPNAVSSGYRFDLNRRIYRGLFRGMNVVPVANSQFTGATLGSGRFRRHVLHLGIDTERFAPAAVPVLPPRPANIPPDVPLLGLFARLTEEKGHLVLAHALARAGGDAHVLICGGPLDSAFADRLRAGIAALGLGGRMHLLGPQDDIVPLYALCDVVLNTRLDPEPFGMSVIEAMAMGKPVLAHRAGGPGETVIDGQTGWLIDAPTRDSFAAGLDRMLADRARWGTMGAAARRHVCANFAEPRMVAGLEAIMAAPSNT; encoded by the coding sequence ATGCTCGGTGGCAGTCCTGAAACCGGCTCGGAAACGGATGACGATACAGAGTCCGATACCGGGACAACCATGCGTATCCTGCTGCTGGCCATCGGTTCGGAAGGGTACGGCGTGCGCCGGGTCTGGGGTGGGTTGTTGCAAGGGCTGTCAGCGCGGGGCCATGCAGTGACGCTGGTCTTGTTAAAGGGCGAGCATGCCCCGGCTTGGGACGATATCCGCCCCGCCGATGTGGATCTGATTACTCCGGAATCCGGAGCGCTGCCCGAGATCGCGGGCACCGGTCTGGCCAAGCTTGTCACGCTGGGGCGGCGGGCGCTGCGTCAAGTTGCGCTGGCGCGCTGGCTGCGCACCCAGGTCCGTGCGCGAGCCATCAGCCGCGTCGTGGTGCAAAGCCCGATGGACGTGGGACTTGCCGCTCTCGCGGTCCAGGGTACCGGTGCGGTGGTGTTCTGGATGATGCCGAACGCCGTCTCCTCAGGCTACCGGTTCGACCTCAACCGGCGCATCTACCGAGGCCTGTTCCGAGGGATGAATGTGGTGCCAGTCGCCAATTCGCAGTTCACCGGCGCAACCCTTGGTTCGGGCCGGTTTCGCCGCCATGTGCTGCACCTTGGCATCGATACGGAGAGGTTCGCACCTGCTGCCGTGCCGGTGCTGCCACCCCGTCCTGCGAATATTCCGCCAGATGTCCCGCTGTTGGGGCTGTTCGCCCGTCTGACCGAAGAAAAGGGCCATCTGGTGTTGGCCCACGCTTTGGCCAGGGCGGGCGGTGACGCCCATGTGCTGATTTGCGGCGGGCCGCTCGACAGCGCTTTTGCCGACCGGCTGCGCGCCGGGATTGCGGCGTTGGGGTTGGGGGGGCGCATGCATCTTCTCGGGCCACAGGACGACATCGTGCCGCTTTATGCGCTGTGTGATGTGGTGCTGAACACCCGGCTTGATCCCGAACCTTTCGGTATGTCGGTGATCGAGGCCATGGCGATGGGAAAGCCGGTTCTGGCGCACCGCGCGGGTGGTCCGGGCGAGACGGTGATTGACGGGCAGACTGGCTGGCTGATTGACGCGCCGACACGTGACTCCTTTGCTGCCGGTCTGGACCGGATGCTGGCGGACCGCGCCCGTTGGGGTACCATGGGGGCAGCAGCGCGGCGGCATGTGTGCGCCAACTTTGCAGAACCGCGCATGGTTGCCGGGCTGGAAGCGATCATGGCCGCCCCCTCCAACACTTGA
- a CDS encoding lipopolysaccharide biosynthesis protein: MTRWTRWRPRFWAGEATSDSMFRGMVTLVFGSVLGRTLGLLTVPILTRLYTPEDYGILAIYTAIVQMMLPVMTLRYVVAIPLPRTDRVALDVLTLSLLLLIAFAGVMTLGFALFGEALFGLLSAGVLVSWWGVVVLGIVTAGLSEILGGWVTRKRGYALLASRGVLATAIGETLKVGLGLLGLRPFGLLLGQLASQSSGVVGFFTAYRADFARIPTGFSWTRLWFVARYYISYPTLRLPSQFLLIFAMQMPLLFTAGLYGASVSGQMGLALMTLALPVNLIGQSIGKAFYAEVAHIGRARPAEIFVLTRKVQLRLLAIGAVPTVVLILFGPDLFAFAFGAQWEMAGAFAAMLAVYMLPQFTSSPLMQLLNVFNRQGSFLVINVIRTALLLVLFWSVRRFGLPVETYVRIYSWLMAVFYLVITLYVTSLTRRGTAR, from the coding sequence ATGACCCGCTGGACCCGGTGGCGACCGCGGTTCTGGGCTGGTGAGGCGACAAGCGATTCGATGTTCCGCGGCATGGTCACGCTGGTCTTCGGCAGCGTTCTGGGCCGGACGCTGGGGCTATTGACCGTGCCGATCCTGACCCGGCTTTACACCCCCGAGGATTACGGCATCCTCGCCATCTACACGGCGATCGTGCAGATGATGCTGCCGGTGATGACCCTGCGTTACGTGGTGGCGATCCCCCTGCCCCGCACCGATCGGGTGGCGCTGGACGTTCTTACCCTGTCGCTGCTGCTGCTGATCGCGTTCGCGGGGGTCATGACGCTGGGCTTTGCGTTGTTCGGCGAGGCGCTGTTCGGGCTGCTGTCGGCCGGAGTGCTGGTGTCTTGGTGGGGGGTGGTGGTGCTGGGCATCGTCACGGCCGGCCTGTCGGAAATCCTGGGCGGCTGGGTCACGCGCAAGCGCGGCTATGCCCTGTTGGCGTCGCGCGGGGTGCTGGCCACGGCCATCGGCGAGACGCTGAAGGTGGGGCTGGGGTTGCTGGGGCTCAGGCCCTTCGGCCTGCTGCTGGGGCAGCTCGCGTCGCAAAGCAGCGGCGTGGTGGGCTTTTTTACCGCCTACCGTGCTGATTTTGCTCGCATCCCGACCGGGTTTTCCTGGACGCGGCTGTGGTTCGTGGCGCGCTACTACATCTCTTATCCCACCTTGCGGCTGCCGTCGCAATTCCTGCTGATTTTTGCCATGCAGATGCCGCTGCTGTTCACCGCGGGCCTTTACGGCGCATCGGTGTCGGGGCAGATGGGGCTGGCGCTGATGACGCTGGCGCTGCCGGTCAACCTGATCGGCCAGTCCATCGGCAAGGCGTTCTATGCCGAGGTCGCCCATATTGGTCGTGCCCGTCCGGCTGAGATATTTGTACTGACGCGAAAGGTGCAGCTGCGCCTGCTGGCCATCGGAGCGGTGCCGACGGTCGTGCTGATCCTCTTTGGGCCGGATCTGTTCGCCTTCGCCTTTGGTGCCCAATGGGAGATGGCGGGAGCATTCGCGGCGATGCTGGCGGTCTACATGCTGCCGCAGTTCACCTCGAGCCCGTTGATGCAGCTGCTGAACGTGTTCAACCGGCAGGGCAGTTTTCTAGTAATCAACGTGATCCGGACCGCGCTGCTGCTGGTCCTGTTCTGGTCCGTGCGGCGATTCGGCCTGCCGGTCGAGACTTATGTCCGGATCTATTCCTGGCTCATGGCGGTCTTTTACCTGGTCATCACGCTGTACGTCACCAGCCTGACCCGGCGCGGGACTGCCCGATGA
- a CDS encoding glycosyltransferase family 4 protein — protein sequence MTEALALHLTDFAEVRRVDTSADATGLARHLLQAVNYLRAAAVILAHRFCGHRVVSIGCNGGLGLIYTAALVGVARLSGLRVVLHHHSYGYIDASSRVMALICRLGGTPLRHVFLAPSMRAAFAARYGAGQDGSVVANAIFVPPWPPQAPVARRLSVGLLSNLAPEKGLTDFLETAALVRAEGLEVDMVLAGPAPHLADAEVIDRSVADGFVIAHGPLYGSEKKEFFQSLDLFLFPTRYRYEAQPTVIYEAFAAGVPVIAFDRGAIRDQVGDCLAVLPRDADFAAAAVVQIRRLLALDPDERAALRARARARHADETVQGAAALSQLFAGDVT from the coding sequence ATGACAGAGGCGCTCGCCCTGCATTTGACGGACTTTGCCGAGGTGCGGCGGGTGGATACGTCGGCGGATGCGACTGGTTTGGCGCGGCACCTGCTGCAGGCGGTCAACTACCTGCGTGCCGCCGCTGTGATCCTGGCGCATCGATTTTGCGGGCACCGCGTCGTGTCGATCGGGTGCAACGGTGGGCTAGGGTTGATCTATACCGCTGCCCTGGTTGGCGTGGCGCGGCTGTCGGGGTTGCGCGTGGTGCTGCACCACCACTCCTATGGGTATATCGACGCATCATCGCGGGTGATGGCGCTGATCTGCCGTTTGGGCGGGACGCCGTTGCGGCACGTGTTCCTGGCACCGTCGATGCGTGCGGCTTTTGCCGCCCGCTATGGTGCGGGGCAGGACGGGTCGGTGGTGGCCAATGCGATTTTCGTGCCGCCCTGGCCGCCGCAGGCGCCTGTTGCGCGGCGGCTGAGCGTGGGACTGCTGTCGAATCTTGCCCCCGAAAAGGGATTGACCGATTTCCTCGAAACGGCCGCGCTGGTGCGGGCCGAGGGGCTGGAGGTTGACATGGTCCTGGCGGGGCCGGCCCCGCACCTCGCCGATGCCGAGGTGATCGACAGGTCCGTGGCGGACGGGTTCGTCATTGCGCATGGTCCGCTCTATGGATCTGAAAAAAAAGAGTTCTTTCAGAGTCTCGATCTGTTTCTGTTTCCCACGCGCTACCGTTACGAGGCGCAGCCTACGGTGATCTACGAAGCCTTTGCCGCTGGGGTGCCGGTTATCGCCTTCGACCGGGGAGCGATCCGCGATCAGGTGGGCGACTGCCTTGCGGTGCTGCCGCGCGATGCGGATTTCGCCGCCGCTGCGGTGGTGCAGATCCGTCGCCTGCTGGCGCTGGATCCGGACGAGAGGGCCGCCCTGCGCGCCCGCGCCCGCGCCCGCCATGCTGACGAGACCGTCCAGGGGGCGGCGGCGCTGTCACAGCTGTTCGCGGGCGACGTGACATGA
- a CDS encoding UDP-N-acetylglucosamine 1-carboxyvinyltransferase has product MPRTARRVPRRGDTGLWVGYGGARMDSARSAEHHGCPPSFSGVACMNDMSSPELSTLTVSRARLEGRVTLNGAKNSSLRLLAASLLTAGPVTLTNYPSGLLDAQVHVRMLEALGKRAEPVSASEIRITEGRAPASRLVWDGRSIRNTLLILGALTARTGAGAVPLPGGCKLGERKYDLHVMLLERLGARVWEEGDYLCAEAPTGGLVGADILLPMRSTGATENAILCGCLAKGVTRIWNPHIRPEILDLIALLQGMGAQIRVFGQEHIEITGSEGLDGVTHRVIADNMEAVTWLAAAVITGGDVEIAEFPTSDLEVVLTHLRAAGARLYHGEESLIVRGGACYPIEISTGPHPGINSDVQPILAAWAAHARGESRIIDLRFPGRYGYAVEMARMGVDYEIAGDLLKIHGTGGGLHGASVRALDLRAGAALTLCGLTATGETTITDAWQISRGYMDFAAKLESLGAKVRVG; this is encoded by the coding sequence TTGCCTCGCACTGCCCGCCGGGTGCCGCGCCGGGGCGACACCGGCCTTTGGGTCGGATATGGCGGGGCGCGGATGGACAGCGCGCGATCCGCAGAGCACCACGGCTGTCCGCCGTCCTTTTCCGGAGTAGCCTGCATGAACGATATGTCGTCCCCTGAACTTTCGACGCTCACCGTCTCACGCGCCCGCCTTGAGGGTCGCGTTACGCTGAACGGTGCCAAGAATTCGTCGCTGCGCCTGCTTGCGGCCAGCCTCCTGACTGCGGGGCCGGTGACGCTGACCAACTATCCCAGCGGCCTGCTGGATGCGCAGGTGCATGTCCGTATGCTCGAGGCGCTTGGCAAGCGGGCCGAACCGGTCTCGGCTTCGGAGATCCGCATCACCGAGGGCAGGGCCCCGGCCAGTCGGCTGGTCTGGGACGGGCGGTCGATCCGCAACACATTGCTGATCTTGGGCGCGCTGACCGCGCGCACCGGCGCGGGCGCCGTGCCCCTGCCGGGGGGCTGCAAGCTGGGTGAGCGCAAGTACGACCTGCACGTGATGCTGCTCGAGCGGCTTGGCGCGCGGGTTTGGGAGGAAGGCGACTATCTCTGTGCCGAGGCGCCGACCGGGGGGCTCGTGGGGGCAGACATCCTGTTGCCCATGCGTTCGACCGGGGCGACCGAGAACGCGATCCTGTGCGGCTGTCTGGCCAAGGGCGTCACGCGGATCTGGAATCCGCACATCCGCCCCGAGATCCTGGACCTGATTGCCCTGCTGCAGGGCATGGGCGCGCAAATCCGGGTGTTCGGCCAGGAGCATATCGAGATCACCGGGTCTGAGGGTCTGGACGGTGTCACCCACCGGGTCATTGCTGACAACATGGAGGCGGTCACCTGGCTGGCCGCAGCCGTCATCACCGGCGGCGACGTCGAGATTGCGGAGTTCCCGACCAGCGACCTCGAGGTGGTGCTGACCCATCTGCGGGCGGCCGGAGCGCGGCTTTACCACGGCGAGGAGTCGCTGATTGTTCGGGGTGGGGCCTGCTATCCGATCGAGATCAGCACCGGGCCGCATCCGGGCATCAACTCGGACGTGCAGCCGATCTTGGCGGCCTGGGCGGCGCATGCGCGGGGTGAATCGCGCATCATCGACCTGCGTTTTCCGGGGCGTTACGGCTATGCGGTGGAAATGGCGCGCATGGGCGTGGACTACGAGATCGCGGGTGACCTTCTCAAGATACATGGCACGGGTGGCGGGCTGCATGGCGCCAGCGTGCGGGCGCTGGATCTGCGGGCGGGGGCGGCGCTGACCCTGTGCGGGCTGACGGCGACGGGCGAGACGACGATCACCGATGCCTGGCAGATCTCGCGCGGGTACATGGATTTTGCGGCCAAGCTCGAATCGCTCGGGGCAAAGGTGCGTGTTGGCTGA
- a CDS encoding NosD domain-containing protein: MLTIPSLPINGTELMTMLSGLNSSLLGIQNTSFVRVEDVLSSTTLSYSDSVAPATIGGTLEAGGFRYAVAAVDATDHHLTTAGGIKLYVLPGANGFDVVAFGAVLSGAADSTAAIQAAENAAAAVAAAGGSVQLHFPLGDFAVSGSIVKRAGVNWCGIGTIRRQNNLSATGAGFSLVTADGVDNWSIRGVTLENVAHDRVVSGAVTSSSAFGASNQLIDVRNCHHFRIEGCRLRKYSYGVRVDGCTSFRISGNDMNAESGKTLASVIDGSYTPFASKGGEAIIIGGQKNGIVSARCAYFEVRDNIIDNTGLDVGIFALAYTWDRADGMISGNIVLGGNSGIQCYRSISDPGTAPTYATGLHITGNSVSHTWEQGIYTRGVVGVLIDGNTLYRCSCGGDNGSGAGNTASSIMIRVDPFFATSGFASGSALSNDHTIMVSNNYIVDHGHPTRASNPVIQAEVANVSVIGNTIIRSAEFSTTATCSVIEGMAGASGSGLHVDRNEIQGTFTRGIYLAKTLNTSRPPNFLDTPSVRENILKGSFVNPIYVDYNGFHMMVDGNRIHAAVSGSAAIILRNAPYGSVSDNQIVSAAVNVTAAAIQTRQGCLASDTAYFLSGGTVTRSNRRGGTLRVTGNTVLGYATPFSLTETNVNDSKFYGRCREFRDNVVNGRTYVQEFTTGTPDSTYVARIWHKHDRTCSAAAASGVSPGRVCTAPGQYGSSVATTGQTTAGSAVITNVAVLDGYGPGLYLSVAGFSGTVQIVAIDVTAQTLTVDVPADASHSSVSLASAAPVFTALPALV, encoded by the coding sequence ATGCTGACCATCCCCAGCCTGCCCATCAACGGCACCGAACTCATGACCATGTTGTCCGGGCTGAACAGCTCTCTCTTAGGGATCCAGAACACCAGCTTTGTGCGGGTGGAGGACGTCCTGTCGAGTACGACGCTGAGCTATTCTGACAGTGTGGCCCCAGCTACCATCGGCGGCACGCTCGAAGCCGGCGGGTTTCGCTATGCCGTGGCGGCGGTTGATGCGACGGACCATCACTTGACCACGGCGGGCGGGATCAAGCTGTATGTGCTGCCGGGAGCAAACGGATTTGACGTCGTGGCCTTTGGGGCGGTGCTGTCGGGCGCGGCGGACAGCACTGCAGCGATTCAGGCGGCCGAAAACGCTGCAGCAGCCGTGGCGGCGGCGGGTGGCAGTGTGCAGTTGCATTTCCCTCTGGGTGATTTTGCCGTTTCCGGCAGCATCGTGAAACGCGCGGGTGTCAACTGGTGTGGCATCGGTACGATCCGGCGGCAGAACAACCTATCTGCTACGGGAGCGGGCTTTAGCCTTGTCACGGCCGACGGTGTCGACAACTGGTCGATCAGGGGGGTCACGCTTGAAAACGTCGCCCATGACCGGGTGGTCAGCGGGGCGGTGACGAGCAGCTCAGCCTTTGGTGCGTCGAACCAGCTGATCGACGTGCGCAACTGCCACCACTTCCGCATCGAGGGATGCCGCCTGCGCAAGTATTCCTACGGGGTACGCGTGGATGGCTGCACGTCTTTCCGGATCAGCGGCAACGACATGAACGCGGAAAGCGGCAAGACACTCGCCAGCGTGATCGACGGCAGCTATACGCCCTTCGCCAGCAAGGGGGGCGAGGCGATCATCATTGGCGGTCAGAAAAACGGCATCGTCTCTGCCCGGTGCGCCTATTTCGAGGTCAGGGACAATATCATCGATAACACTGGTCTCGACGTTGGGATCTTTGCGCTCGCCTATACCTGGGACCGTGCTGACGGGATGATTTCGGGCAACATCGTGCTGGGTGGTAATTCGGGCATCCAGTGTTACCGCAGCATCAGCGACCCCGGTACCGCGCCGACCTATGCGACCGGCCTGCATATCACGGGCAACAGCGTGTCGCATACTTGGGAACAGGGAATCTACACCCGGGGTGTCGTCGGTGTGCTGATCGACGGGAACACTCTGTACCGTTGCTCGTGCGGGGGCGACAATGGCAGCGGCGCAGGCAATACCGCGTCCAGCATCATGATCCGGGTCGATCCGTTCTTTGCCACCTCGGGCTTTGCTTCGGGATCAGCGCTGTCCAACGACCACACCATCATGGTGAGTAACAACTATATCGTTGATCATGGCCATCCGACCCGCGCTTCGAACCCTGTGATCCAGGCCGAGGTGGCCAATGTCTCGGTCATCGGAAACACGATCATCCGCTCGGCCGAATTTTCGACCACTGCGACCTGCAGCGTCATCGAGGGCATGGCTGGTGCCAGCGGGTCGGGTCTGCATGTGGATCGCAACGAGATCCAGGGCACTTTCACGCGCGGAATATACTTAGCCAAGACTCTGAACACCTCTAGGCCGCCGAATTTTCTTGATACGCCCAGCGTCAGGGAAAACATCCTCAAAGGCTCGTTCGTCAATCCGATCTACGTGGATTACAATGGTTTTCACATGATGGTAGACGGTAACCGCATCCATGCTGCAGTCAGCGGATCAGCGGCGATCATCCTGCGCAATGCGCCCTATGGTTCGGTCAGTGACAACCAGATCGTCAGTGCGGCTGTTAACGTGACAGCTGCCGCGATCCAGACTCGTCAGGGTTGTCTGGCCAGCGACACCGCCTATTTTCTGAGCGGTGGCACGGTCACGCGGTCCAACCGGCGGGGCGGTACCCTGCGTGTGACGGGAAACACGGTCCTTGGCTATGCCACGCCCTTCTCGCTCACTGAGACGAATGTCAACGACAGCAAGTTTTATGGCCGTTGTCGCGAGTTCCGCGACAACGTCGTGAACGGCAGGACATATGTTCAGGAGTTCACAACCGGGACGCCGGACAGCACCTATGTCGCGCGTATCTGGCACAAGCACGACCGGACCTGCAGCGCCGCCGCCGCCTCAGGTGTGTCACCCGGCAGGGTCTGCACGGCACCGGGCCAGTATGGCAGCAGCGTTGCGACAACCGGCCAGACCACAGCAGGCAGCGCGGTGATTACCAATGTCGCGGTCCTGGATGGCTACGGGCCGGGGCTGTATTTGTCCGTGGCGGGATTTTCAGGGACGGTGCAAATCGTCGCAATCGATGTGACCGCCCAAACTCTTACGGTTGATGTGCCGGCCGATGCCAGCCATTCGAGCGTATCCCTAGCATCGGCCGCGCCGGTCTTTACGGCGCTTCCGGCGCTGGTCTGA
- a CDS encoding glycosyltransferase encodes MSQFAQSDAVPQVSVVCAWYNRADYVRDTLDSLLAQDHPNFEVVLVNDGSRDSKVREILDSYTDPRLRMIHGANRGFTAAIAHAVDQARGAYVAVQGAGDVSHPARLRLQAGALAADQGLVGVGCARENHVIGGARDGERRTVGHTRTRVTTQHLLTEVGCPVNHGDVMFRRDAYMACGGYRPFFRLAQDWDLWIRMSAAGDFALLDEVLYERRVFMADGIASRVDKSLTQARYGRIAKSCFAERKRYGVDIVDLFGLDAGLYLPPDRFMADETAKTAVKYIRAGAFADGTLLADLARREALTARVILAQAVTWLCRTARGRRWVLALAAKIPMKDRRAILSLLPAENS; translated from the coding sequence ATGTCCCAATTCGCGCAAAGCGATGCCGTCCCGCAGGTGTCGGTTGTCTGTGCCTGGTACAACCGGGCCGATTACGTCCGCGATACGCTCGACAGTTTGCTGGCGCAGGATCATCCGAATTTCGAGGTGGTGCTTGTCAACGACGGTAGCCGCGATTCGAAGGTGCGCGAGATTCTCGACAGCTACACCGATCCGCGTCTGCGGATGATTCACGGTGCCAACCGTGGCTTTACGGCGGCCATCGCCCATGCTGTGGACCAGGCGCGGGGGGCTTATGTGGCGGTGCAGGGGGCGGGCGACGTGTCCCATCCGGCGCGGCTGCGGCTTCAGGCCGGGGCGCTGGCGGCGGATCAGGGGCTGGTCGGCGTCGGCTGCGCGCGCGAAAATCACGTGATCGGCGGCGCACGGGATGGTGAGCGCAGGACTGTCGGCCATACCCGGACGCGCGTCACCACCCAGCATCTGCTGACCGAGGTGGGCTGTCCGGTGAACCATGGCGACGTGATGTTCCGTCGCGACGCCTATATGGCCTGCGGCGGCTACCGTCCCTTCTTTCGCCTGGCGCAGGACTGGGATCTGTGGATCCGGATGAGTGCTGCGGGCGATTTTGCGCTGCTTGACGAGGTGTTGTATGAACGGCGCGTCTTCATGGCCGACGGCATTGCGTCGCGCGTGGACAAAAGCCTGACCCAGGCGCGCTATGGCCGCATCGCGAAAAGCTGCTTTGCAGAGCGGAAGCGCTATGGCGTGGATATTGTCGACCTGTTCGGATTGGATGCGGGGCTATACCTGCCGCCCGATCGGTTCATGGCCGACGAGACGGCCAAGACGGCGGTGAAGTATATCCGTGCCGGGGCGTTCGCGGACGGTACCCTTCTGGCCGATCTAGCCCGGCGTGAGGCGCTGACCGCCCGAGTCATCCTGGCGCAGGCCGTCACGTGGCTGTGTCGCACGGCACGAGGACGGCGCTGGGTTCTGGCGCTGGCCGCCAAGATCCCGATGAAAGACCGGCGCGCAATCCTGTCGCTGCTGCCTGCAGAGAACAGCTGA
- the murB gene encoding UDP-N-acetylmuramate dehydrogenase encodes MARDALLDAFPEASMQNVSLARISRWRIGGLADIVLRPRSVEELCAMRAYLLAQGLPNVVIGATSNLLFADAGLRAVALQIGNSLGKSAVKVTGTDITAGAGVWVPGLARRVMQAGLGGIEHICGIPGTFGGLVCMNGGSLRRGIGENITHVDSVDVTGALYRRDREACGFAYRRSVFQGNDEIVVSAGLALEAGEREAIRRVMLTILGNRRRKFPHHTPNCGSVFVSNPGMYADYGPPGAVIEKLGFKGRRIGDAQVSPEHANFIVNTGRARAEDVLALITGIKTAARRETGYDMEVEARYVRPDGTLVPADCAA; translated from the coding sequence ATGGCGCGGGATGCCCTGCTGGACGCTTTTCCCGAGGCGTCCATGCAGAATGTTTCTCTGGCCCGGATCAGCCGCTGGCGGATCGGTGGGCTTGCGGACATCGTACTGCGCCCGCGCAGCGTCGAGGAATTGTGCGCCATGCGGGCGTACCTGCTTGCCCAGGGCCTGCCGAACGTGGTGATCGGCGCCACCAGCAACCTGCTGTTTGCGGATGCGGGCCTGCGGGCGGTTGCGCTCCAGATCGGGAACAGCCTTGGTAAGAGCGCGGTTAAGGTTACGGGGACGGACATCACTGCCGGGGCCGGCGTCTGGGTGCCGGGTCTTGCGCGGCGCGTGATGCAGGCAGGCCTCGGCGGGATCGAGCATATCTGCGGCATTCCGGGCACCTTTGGCGGCCTGGTGTGCATGAATGGCGGCAGTTTACGCAGGGGCATCGGCGAAAACATCACCCATGTCGACAGCGTCGATGTCACGGGCGCCCTGTACCGCCGGGACAGGGAGGCCTGCGGCTTTGCGTATCGCCGCTCTGTCTTTCAGGGCAACGACGAGATCGTGGTGTCGGCGGGTCTCGCGCTCGAGGCGGGCGAGCGCGAGGCAATCCGGCGCGTGATGCTGACTATTTTGGGCAACCGGCGGCGCAAGTTCCCGCATCATACGCCGAACTGTGGGTCGGTCTTTGTCTCAAATCCGGGCATGTATGCCGATTACGGCCCTCCGGGCGCGGTCATCGAGAAGCTGGGTTTCAAGGGGCGGCGGATCGGCGATGCGCAGGTGTCGCCGGAGCACGCGAATTTCATTGTGAACACCGGACGCGCACGGGCAGAGGATGTGCTGGCTCTGATTACCGGAATCAAGACAGCGGCGCGGCGCGAGACCGGTTATGACATGGAGGTCGAGGCTCGCTACGTGCGTCCTGACGGCACCCTGGTGCCCGCTGACTGTGCCGCCTGA
- a CDS encoding glycosyltransferase, whose protein sequence is MTGVAFVWDNFGPMHDDRCAAVQAALGTQYRVIGIEQFASSDTYDWDAQSAEGFYKIILHPGTGRSAGVLSKARAILRALRKAGARHVFFCNYERPEILMAALALRLTGGRCYVMGCSKFDDYARVLWRERFKRLFYLPYRGGISSGIRARDYMRFLGLPEDRVTVEYNTLSLARIRAAAGVPPAPGGTAFGARHFTVVARFVPKKNLAMALRAYALYAAQDPAPRALHLCGSGPLEGELRALADSLGIGGQVVFRGFLQSDVIAGVLGQTLCLLLPSVEEQFGNVVIEAQAMGVPVILSDNCGARDRLVRSGRNGFVVEPDNPEGMAWFMTRLAGDAALWAEFAQASADSAPQGDVARFAEAVARLIGVSVQTRVQG, encoded by the coding sequence ATGACCGGAGTTGCCTTTGTCTGGGACAATTTTGGCCCGATGCACGACGACCGCTGCGCCGCGGTGCAGGCGGCACTGGGGACGCAGTACCGGGTCATCGGGATCGAGCAGTTTGCCAGCAGCGACACCTACGACTGGGATGCGCAGTCGGCAGAGGGGTTTTACAAGATCATCCTGCATCCCGGCACCGGGCGCAGTGCGGGCGTCCTGAGCAAGGCGCGCGCGATCCTGCGCGCCCTGCGCAAGGCCGGGGCGCGGCACGTGTTCTTTTGCAACTACGAACGTCCCGAGATCCTGATGGCGGCGCTGGCCCTGCGGCTGACCGGGGGGCGCTGCTACGTCATGGGCTGCTCCAAGTTCGACGATTACGCCCGCGTGTTGTGGCGCGAGAGGTTCAAGCGGCTGTTCTATCTACCCTACCGGGGCGGCATTTCCTCGGGTATTCGGGCGCGGGACTACATGCGCTTTCTGGGGTTGCCGGAAGACCGCGTGACGGTGGAATACAACACCCTGTCGCTGGCGCGTATCCGTGCCGCCGCAGGCGTGCCCCCTGCCCCGGGCGGCACTGCCTTTGGCGCGCGGCATTTCACCGTGGTCGCCCGCTTCGTACCGAAAAAGAACCTGGCGATGGCGCTGCGGGCTTATGCGCTCTATGCCGCGCAGGATCCGGCCCCCCGGGCGCTGCATCTTTGCGGCTCAGGTCCGCTCGAGGGTGAACTGCGCGCCCTCGCCGACAGCCTCGGCATCGGCGGGCAGGTAGTGTTTCGCGGTTTCCTGCAAAGCGATGTGATCGCCGGGGTGCTGGGGCAGACGCTGTGCCTGCTGCTGCCATCGGTCGAGGAACAGTTCGGAAATGTGGTGATCGAGGCGCAGGCGATGGGCGTGCCGGTGATCCTGTCGGACAACTGCGGCGCGCGCGATCGGCTGGTGCGTTCGGGGCGCAACGGTTTCGTGGTCGAGCCGGACAACCCCGAAGGCATGGCCTGGTTCATGACCCGCCTGGCCGGGGATGCCGCGCTTTGGGCGGAGTTCGCGCAGGCCAGCGCCGACAGCGCCCCGCAGGGCGACGTGGCGCGCTTTGCCGAGGCGGTGGCCAGGCTGATCGGCGTCTCCGTGCAGACCCGGGTACAGGGCTGA